One genomic region from Ammospiza nelsoni isolate bAmmNel1 chromosome 13, bAmmNel1.pri, whole genome shotgun sequence encodes:
- the TPPP3 gene encoding tubulin polymerization-promoting protein family member 3 yields the protein MAGNAEVASLEESFRKFAIYGDTKATGQEMNGKNWAKLCKDCKVTDGKSVTSTDVDIVFSKVKGKTARVINYEEFKKALEELAPKRFKDKSKEEAYEAICQLVAGKEPINVGVTKAKTVGAVERLTDTSKYTGSHKERFDESGKGKGKSGRENIVDTSGYVSAYKNAGTYDAKVKK from the exons ATGGCCGGGAACGCTGAGGTGGCGTCCCTGGAGGAGAGCTTCCGCAAATTCGCCATCTACGGCGACACCAAGGCCACGGGGCAGGAGATGAACGGCAAGAACTGGGCCAAGCTGTGCAAGGACTGCAAAGTCACCGACGGCAAAAGCGTCACCAGCACCGACGTGGACATTGTCTTCTCCAAGGTGAA AGGGAAGACAGCCCGTGTCATCAACTACGAGGAGTTCAAGAAGGCGCTGGAGGAGCTGGCCCCCAAGAGGTTTAAGGACAAGAGCAAAGAGGAGGCCTATGAAGCCATCTGCCAGCTggtggcagggaaggagcccatCAACGTGGGTGTCACG AAAGCCAAGACAGTGGGAGCCGTGGAGAGGCTGACGGACACCTCCAAGTACACGGGCTCCCACAAGGAGCGCTTCGACGAGAGCGGCAAGGGCAAGGGCAAGAGCGGCCGGGAGAACATCGTGGACACCAGCGGCTACGTCAGTGCCTACAAGAACGCGGGCACCTACGACGCCAAAGTCAAAAAGTAG